CGGCGGGAACGGACCCGGCACGTACCGATCATCTTCCTGACCGCCGCCGACCGCGACGCCCAACTGGCGCTGCGCGGCTACGCCGTCGGCGCGGTGGACTACCTGACCAAGCCCTTCGACCCCTGGGTGCTGCGGGCCAAGGTCTCGGTCTTCGTGGAGCTGTGGACGAAGACCCGGCAGTTGGCCGCGCAGTCCGAGATGGTGCGGGAGCGCGACGCCCAGTGGCGACTGCTGACCGACGCGGTCGACGAGGCGAGCACCCTGCTGCGGACCGCCGACAAGGACCCTGACGCCGTCTCGCAGGCGGTGGCCCTGCTGGAGCAGGCCCGCTGGGGCACCACCTCCTGACACCGCCCGGTCGTGACGTCGCCGTGGACTGCCGCCCGGTGGTCCACGACAGCGTCACGATCGACCCGGCGGCCCGTGATCGGGACCGGGGTGAGCGGTGTCTTAGCTGGTAGGGGCGTCGTTACGGATCATCAGGGCACTGCGCAGGCCCGTGATGTCGAGTACGCGTATCAGGAACTCGCCCACGTTGGTCAGCAGGAGCAGGCTCTGCGCGTGGCTGGCCTTGCGGCTGAGGACCACGAGCGTCCCCAACCCCTGCGAGTCGCAGAAGGTGACCCCGCCGAGATCGAGCACGATCCGGGGCGGGGGTTCGGTGAGCACTTCGTTGACGACGGTCGACAGCTGGGCGGCCGTGAGCATGTCGATCTCACCGGCCAGGCGAAGCACTGCTTCGTCACCAGTCCGGTGTACGGTGATGGACAGTTCGGCACGATCCACCGGGTCAGCCTAGCGCGATCTCGGGCACCCGGCCCGTCGAGGCGAACCGCCTCCGCCCAGCGTGCCGCAGGTGAGCCGGATAACCCTGAACTGGGGTGCCTGCCGATCCGCCGTCGGGCGCTGACACAATGGCGGCATCGTGACCGAGGTGTTTCCCGCCGGAACCGACCGCTATCCGGTCGACGCGCCGGCCTCAGAGGCCCTGTTCGACCGCGCCCGCGCCATCGTGCCGGGCGGGGTGAACTCCCCCGTGCGTGCCTTCCGAGCGGTCGGCGGCACCCCACGCTTCATGGTCCGTGGCGAGGGACCATGGCTCCACGACGCGGACGGGCGACGCTACGTCGACCTGGTCTGCTCCTGGGGCCCGCTGATCCTCGGCCACGCCCATCCCGAGGTGGTGGCGGCCGTGCAGGCCGCCGCCGCGCAGGGCACCAGCTTCGGCACGCCCACCCCGGGCGAGGTCGACCTGGCCGCCGAGATCGTCGCACGCACCCCGGTCGAGCAGGTCCGGCTGGTCAACTCGGGCACCGAGGCGACCATGTCGGCGATCCGGCTGGCCCGGGGCTACACCGGGCGCTCGAAGATCATCAAGTTCGCCGGCTGCTACCACGGGCACGTGGACGCGCTGCTGGCCGCCGCCGGCTCCGGCGTGGCCACCCTCGGCCTGCCCGACTCGCCCGGCGTCACCGGCGCGGCGGCCAGCGAGACCATCGTGCTGCCGTACAACGACCTCGCCGCGGTGCAGGAGGCGTTCGCCGCCGAGGGCGAGCACATCGCCGCCGTGATCACCGAGGCGGCGCCGGGCAACATGGGCGTGGTGGCGCCCCGGGACGACTTCAACGGCCAGTTGGCGGGGATCGCGCACGCGCACGGCGCGCTGCTCATCATCGACGAGGTGATGACCGGGTTCCGGGTCTCCCGCTCCGGCTGGCACGGCCTCGATCCGGTCGACGCGGACCTGTGGACGTACGGCAAGGTCATGGGTGGTGGGCTGCCCGCGGCGGCGTTCGGCGGGCGCACGGAGATCATGTCGCGACTGGCTCCGGCCGGTCCGGTCTACCAGGCCGGCACCCTCTCCGGTAACCCGCTGGCCTGCGCCGCCGGCCTGACCACGCTGCGGCTCGCCGACGAGGCGCTGTACCGCCGGCTGGACGACACCGCCGCCGTGGTGGGCAAGCTCGCCGGCGACGCGTTGGCCGCCGCCGGGGTCCCGCACCGGCTGTCGTACGCGGGCAACATGTTCTCGATCTTCTTCACGGACGCCGACGTGGTCGACTACGACAGCGCCCGCACCCAGCAGGTGCCCGCGTTCAAGGCGTTCTTCCACGCGATGCTCGCGGCCGGGGTCTACCTGCCGCCGAGCGCGTTCGAATCCTGGTTCGTGTCGGCGGCGATCGACGACGCCGCCCTGGAACAGATCGCCGCCGCCCTGCCGGTGGCGGCCAACGCGGCGGCAGCGACGACAGGGGTGTAGACCAATGAGCAAGACGGTGGTCCACGTGCTACGGCACGGAGAGGTGTACAACCCGGACGGCATCCTCTACGGCCGGCTGCCCGGGTTCCGCCTCAGTGAGCTCGGTGTCCAGATGGCCAAGGCCGCCGCGCAGGGGCTCGCCGAACGCGAGGTCGTGCACGTGGTCGCCAGCCCTCTGGAGCGCGCCCAACAGACCGCCGAACCGATCGCCGCGCAGTTCGGGCTCCCCGTCGGGGTCGACGAACGGCTCATCGAGAGCGCCAACTGGTTCGAGGGCAAGAAGGTCTCGCCCGGCGACGGCTCCTTCCGTGACCCGCGTAACTGGTGGGTGCTGCGGGACCCGGTGACCCCCTCCTGGGGTGAGGCGTACCGGGTGATCGCCGAGCGGATGTTCGCCGCGCTGCACGCGGCCCGGGTCGCCGCCGAGGGGCGGGAGGCCGTCCTGGTCTCGCACCAGCTCCCGATCTGGACGCTGCGTCGGCACGTCGAGCGCAAGCGGCTCTGGCACGACCCGCGCCGTCGGCAGTGCGGTCTGGCCTCGCTGACCACGTTCCACTTCGACGGCGCCAAGATCGTCGGGATCGGCTACTCCGAGCCGGCCGCGCACCTGGTGGCGATCTCGCCGACCGCGCGGACGGCCAAGGGGGCCTGAGATGCGTACCCGCAGGTGGGCCGTTGGTCTGCTCGCCGCTGTCACCGCGACGACGGTGCTGAGCGGCTGCACCGGCGGTGGCCGGGAGGCGGCCTGCGACAACACGGGCGGCATCGTGGAATGCGCCCCGGACCAACGGTCCGACGCGCCGCGCCTCGCCGGTGACCTGCTCGACGGCGGTTCCTACGACGTGACGCAGCAGCGGGGCCAGGTCGTCGTGGTCAACTTCTGGGGCTCCTGGTGCGCGCCGTGCCGGGCCGAGGCCGACGACCTGGAGAACACCTACCAGGCGACCAAGGACTCCGGGGTGACCTTCCTCGGCATCAACGTGCAGGACAGCCGGGACAAGGCGATCGCCTTCGAGGAGGGCTTCGGGATCAGCTACCCGAGCATCTTCGACCCGGGCAGCCGCCTCGCCCTCGACCTGGACATCCCGCCGAACACGATTCCCGCCACCGTAGTCCTGGACCGGGAGGGCCGGATCGCGACCGTGATCCGGGCGGCGGTACGCCAGGAGGGCCTGCAACCCATCGTCGAGCGGATCGCCGCAGAGTCGACCGCGGCGTCCGGCCCGCGCTGATGGGCGAGACCTTCGGTCAACTCGCCGTCTCGGGGCCACTGCTACTGGCGATCGGCGCGGCGGCGCTGGCGGGACTGGTCAGCTTCCTCTCCCCGTGCGTCCTGCCCCTGATGCCGGGCTACCTGTCGTACGTGACCGGCTTGGCCGGCGCCGACCTCGAGGGCCGAGATGAAAGGAAGGGCCCCCTACTAACGCCTGGTGTAGAGGAGGGGTCCCCTCCTAACACCTCCGGCGGGGGGACGGCGCTGCGGGAGCGCACCCGGGTCAGCCCGGCGGTCAAGGGGCGCGTACTCGCCGGGACGCTGCTCTTCATCGCCGGTTTCACCGTGGTGTTCACCGCCACCGCGATCCTGTTCAGCAGCATCGGCCGGGTCTTCTTCGACTACGAGCGGGCGCTGGAGATCGTCGTCGGCGCGTTGATCGTGGTGCTCGGGCTGGGCTACCTCGGGGCGCTGCCCGGCTTCCAACGCGAGTTCCGGATCAACCGTCTGCCCAACGCCGGCCTGCTCGGCGCACCCGTCCTCGGTGCCGTGTTCGCCCTGAGCTGGGTTCCCTGCACCGGCCCGACGCTGGCTGCGGTGCTCGGCATGGCCACCACCAGCGGGCAGACCGACCGCGCGGTCATCCTCGCGGTGGCGTACTGCCTCGGGCTGGGCATCCCGTTCATCGTCTTCGGGCTCGGCTTCAACCGACTGCTCGGGGTCTTCCGCACGATCCGGCGGCACAGCCGCTGGGTCACCCGGATCGGCGGCGTACTGCTGATCCTGATCGGGCTGGCCCTGCTCACCGGCGGTTGGACCAACGTCGTGATCTGGTTGCAGACCACCGTCGGGGTGGGCGATTTCGAGGTGAGCATCTGATGACCGCGGTGGACGACCGGCCCGCCACGCCAGCCCAGTCACCCCGGCGCCGCCCCCACGCGCTGCTCGCGCTGCTGCGCAACTCGTGGCGGCAGCTGACCAGCATGCGTACCGCGCTGGTGTTGCTCTTCCTGCTCGCGATCGCCGCGATCCCGGGTTCGGTGCTGCCGCAGCGTGGCGTCAACCCGGAGGACGTCCGGGACTTCTACACCGCGAACCCGCAACTCGCGCCGGTGCTGGATCGGATCGGCGCGTTCGAGGCGTTCAGCTCGGTCTGGTTCTCCGCGATCTATCTGCTGCTGTTCACCTCGCTGATCGGGTGCATCACGCCCCGGCTGCGCGATCACGTCCGGGCGATGCGGGCCAGGCCGCCGGCCGTACCGAAGCGGTTGGAGCGGTTGCCCCAGCACGCGGTGGTGCCGGCGCCCGCCGGTGGCGCGGCCGCGGTCGCCGAGACCCTGCGCCGCCGCCGGTGGCGGGTCGCGGTACGCGGCGACGAGATCTCCGCCGAGAAGGGCTACCTCAAGGAGACCGGCAACCTGATCTTCCACAGCGCGATGGTGCTGCTGCTGGTCGGTGTCGCGCTCGGTTCCTGGTACGGCTGGCACGGCAACCGGCTGCTCGTCTCCGGCCCGGACGGCGTCTTCTGCAACACCCGCCAGCAGTACGCCGAGGCGAAGCTCGGCCCGCGCGTCGGCGACGACCTGCCTCGGTTCTGCATGCAGCTCGACGAGTTCGAGGCCGAGTTCCTGCCGAGCGGCCAGCCCTCGCACTTCAACGCCAAGGTCACCGTGGACGAGGACGGCGGCGCACCCCGGGCGGCCGAGTTCTCGGTCAACTCGCCGCTGCGCCTCGACGGCGCGAACGTCTATCTGCTCGGCCACGGCTACGTGCCGCTGATCCGCTACACCGACCGGTTCGGCAACACCCAGACCAGTACGGTGCCGTTCCTCACTACCGGCGACATGGGTCTGACCAGCGAGGGCCTGGCGGCCTTCCCGGACGCCAACGTCGACCCGGCGACCGGCGAGCGGAATGCGGACCTCCAGATGGCCTTCTCCGGCCTGTACCTCCCGACCGCACCGCAGGAGCCCCCGTTCACCCGGTCCGAGTACCCGACGGAGCAGAATCCGCTGCTCGGGCTGATCGCGTACCGGGGCAACCTGGGCCTCGACGGCGGCATCCCCGGCTCGGTCTACCAGCTCGACCAGCGGCAGATCCGCAACGGCCGGCTCACCGAGGTCGGCTCCAAGGACCTGCGCAAGGGCGAGAGCTGGACGCTGGACGACGGCACCACGGTCGAGTTCGTGGGCACCGAGCGCTACATCGTGCTCTCCGTGCGGCACGATCCGGGCACGATGCTGCTGCTGGTCAGCTCCGTCGGGCTGGTGCTTGGGCTGATGGGCTCGCTCTTCGTCCGGCGACGCCGGATCTTCGTCCGGGTGCTGCCCGCCGGCTCCGGACCCAGCGGCTCCGAGCCCTCCGTGGCCGGGCTTCCTGGTGCCGCACCCCCCGACGGTGGATCTCCGACGGGCGGTAGTAGCTTGGTCGAGGTGGCTGGCCTGCCCCGGACCGAACATCCGGGGTTCGCCGCCGAGTTCAGCCAACTGGTCGCCGCGATCGGCGACGACCGGCGGACCGGCGAGGCCATCGACCCGGACGAGCGGGCCGGGGCGCGAGAAGGAGCCGAGTGATGTCCGCACTCTCCGACCAGGTGGTGTCGATCGCCACCCTGGTGTACCTGCTGGCGATGATCAGCCACGCGGTCGAGTACGCCCTCGGCAACTCGCGGGTCAAGGTGACGGCGCCCCCGTCCCGCGAACTGGTCGGCGCGGCGGTCGGCGGCGGTGCCGGGTCGGCGAACGCGGCGGGGGCCGGCAGCCTGACGGGTACGGTCGGCGCCGACGGCGTGGCCGGGACCGGCGGCGGTACGGTGACGCCCGCCGAACGCACTGCGAAGCGGGCCGCACTCGCCGGCTGGATCGCGGTGGCCCTGACCGGCGTGGGCGCGGCCCTGCACCTGGTCGGCCTGGTCACGCGTGGTATCGCCGCCGAGCGGATGCCCTGGGGCAACATGTACGAGTTCGTGCTCACGGTCTCGTTCATCGGGGTGGCCGCCTGGCTGGTGGTGCTCTGGAAGGTGCCGTCGCTGCGCCGCCTCGGGCTGTTCCTGACCCTGGTCATGGTGCTGCTGGTGGCCACCGCCGAGCTGGTGCTCTACACCCCGATCGTGCCGCTGGTGCCGGCGCTCAACTCGTACTGGTTCGTCGTGCACGTGTCGACCGTCGTCTTCGCCTCGGGACTGTTCCTGCTGGGCTCGGTGCCGGCCGCCACGTATCTGATGCGGGCCGGCTACGAACGCGGCAAGCGCAGCTTCCCGTACACGCTGGCGAAGAAGCTGCCGGCGGCGGCCAGCCTGGAACGCCTCACCTTCGTCCTGCACGCCTTCGCGTTCCCGCTCTTCACCTTCGCGGTGATCGCCGGTGCGATCTGGGCCGAGGCGGCCTGGGGTCGGCCGTGGGGCTGGGACCCGAAGGAGACCTGGTCGTTCATCTCCTGGGTGATCTACGCCGGTTACCTGCACGCCCGCGCGACGCCGAGCGTGAAGCGCAACGTGGCCGCCTGGCTGGCCATCCTGGGCTTCCTGACGGTGCTGATGAACCTCTTCGGCGTGAACATCTTCTTCGAGGGCCTGCACTCCTACGGCGGTCTGTGAGGACAGAACCCAGGATGTAGAACTACACTTCTTATAACTGTAGTTCTGCATTTTGGTGGTCCGGCATGAGGCTGTCGAAGCCTGTCGAGATCTTCGACCGCGACGCGGAATGGGCCGAGCTGACCCGTTTCGCGACCGACGTTCGCCCAGGTGCAACGCTCGGAGTCGTCAGCGGGCGCCGCCGCCAGGGCAAGACCCTGCTTCTGTACGAGTTGGCAAAGGCCACCCGCGGGTTCTACTTCGGGGCGACCGAGGCGACGCAGGCCGAGTCCCTTCGGCGACTCGGTGACGCTCTCGGCCGGTACGCCGGCAGCCCGGGCCCGGTGCAACTGTCGGACTGGCAGCATGCCGTTGACGCCCTGCTCGCCTTGGGCAAGGAGCGTGCCGTCACCGTGGTGATCGATGAGTTCCCCTACCTGGCCAGGGCCAGCCGGGATCTTCCGTCGATCATCCAGCACGCACTCACCCCTGGCCGACCTGAGCGCACCGGCTCACGTACCCGCCTTCTCCTGTGCGGATCGGCGCTCTCCTTCATGGGCGGTCTGTTGGCCGGCTCCGCACCGCTGCGGGGCCGGGCTGGGCTCGAACTGCCGATCGCGCCGCTGGACTACCGCGCCGCAGCGGAGTTCTGGGGTATCGGTGACCCGCGACTCGCCGTCCAGGTGTTCGCCATCGTGGGCGGCACGCCGGCCTACCGGCGGGAGTACGTCCAGGACGACGCGCCGGAGGGGCCTGACGACTTCGACGACTGGGTGGTGCGCGCCGTGCTGAATCCGGCCCGGCCACTCTTCCGCGAGGCGCGCTACCTGCTCGCCGAGGAACCGGATCTGCGCGACACCGCGCTCTACCATTCAGTGTTGGCTGCGGTCGCCGAGGGCAGCGCCACCCGGGGCGGCATCGCCGGTTTCACCGGGCGCAAAGCCACCGACTTGCAGCATCCGTTGACGGTCCTGGAAGACGCCGGGCTGCTCGTGCGGGAGCCTGACCCGCTGCGTAGCGGGCGTAGCCGGTACCGGATCGCCGAGCCGTTGATCACCTTCTACCAGGCTCTGATGCGTCCGGCATGGACCGCTCTGGAGCAGCGCCGTGGCGCGGACGTCTGGCGCCGATCCCAGCAGCGATACGCGAGCGCGGTGCTGGGCCCCGGCTTCGAGGAAATGGTCCGGCAGTGGACGCTGCGTTTCGTCGCCCCCGAAACGCTGGGTGGCATCGCCGCCGAAGTGCAGGCGGCGGTGCTGACGGACCCGGCGAGCCGGACGAGTCAGGAACTCGACCTGGTGGCGCTCGGGGAACTGCCGGCAGGTGACGGCCCACGACCATTGCTGGCCCTGGGGGAGGCCAAGTGGGGTCGTACGCTGGGCCGCCCAGATTTCGAACGGCTGGTCCGGGCACGTGAGCTGCTGCGGGGGCGGCCCGGTCTCGATCTGGATCACACGCGGTTGTTGCTCGCCAGCGCTGCGGGGTTCACCGACGAGCTGCGGCAGCTAGCCGTCAGCCGACCGGACGTGGTCCTGGTTGATGCCGCCCGGCTCTACTCCGGCGAGTGAACCGGCCGCCGGCCCTGGTCGGCGCCGTTGTCACCAGTCCCTGCCGAGGCGGCTCAGGGTCTCGTCGACGCGCAGCGTGATCTGGTAGGCGATCTCCGGCACGTCGGCCAGGTCGATGCGCTCGGCACGCATCTCCAGCTGCGCGTGCAGTTCCCGGGCGATCGCGTCGCGGAGACTGGTGAGCAGCGGCGACAACCCGTCCGGGTCACCGACGACGTACGCGTCCGACATGCGCCAATCCTGCCGTCCCCGACGCCCGCCGCCCCAGCACCTGTGAGATTTCCCGTCCGTGCTCTGCCTCCGCCGAGGAGATCTTGGACAATTTCCGTTATCTACGAACGGCAACTGTCCAAGATCTCAAACGTCGACGCGTCGGTGCCGGGACTGTTGCAGACCTCGGCGTACGCCCGCGCGTTGTTCCGCAGCGTCGGGCTCTACGACGAGGCGGAGGTGGAGCAGCGGGCGTCGGCCCGGCTGGAGCGGCAGGCGGTGCTGACCGGCGAGCGTCCGCCGCAGCTCGTCGCGGTGCTGGACGAACACGTGCTGCGTCGCCCGGTCGGCGGCCCGCTGGTGATGCGGGAGCAGTTGCGCCGGCTGGTCAAGCTGGCCACCGAACAGCCCCGGGTGCGGCTGCACGTGGTGCCCGCCTCGGTCGGCCCGTATCCAGGTGTCGCCGGGGCTCTCGTGCTGGCTACCCTTCCCGGTGGGGAGGACGTCGCCTACCTGGATGACCAACTCAAGGGTCAGGTCATCGACGACACCGAGGACGTGCTGGCGATCCGGGCGTCCTGGGAGGCGATCCAGGGTGAGGCGCTGCCGCCCCGGCAGTCGATCGAGTTGTTGACGGAGGTGGCGGAGCTGACCGGTGCCCGGTGGCGCACCAGCACCCGGAGCCGCACCAACGGTGGTGATTGCGTCGAGGTGGCCGACAACCTCCCCGGCGTGGTCGCCGTACGCGACAGCAAGGACCGGGACGGCGAGGTGCTGATCTTCGGCCCGGCCGCCTGGCGCGCGTTCGTGGCGCTGGCCCGCAATCGCTGACCTGCCGTCCATCGCCCCGTGGGCCGAATCGGCCACCGGCCGGCCCTGGCCGTGCGGGAGGGGTCAGACCGGTTCGTCGCGGTGGAGCAGGTCGTTGCGGACGGTGGGCGGGACGCGTAGCCGCTCATCCGCGCAGAGTCGCCGCAACTCGTCCGCGTGCCTGTCGGGATCGAGGGTCAGTCGGGCCAGCTCGTCGAAGAGCGTCATCCGCTCCTCGTCGATCGTCTCGTCCGGCTCGGGCATCGCACCCCAGCTGTCCCAGGGCAGCAGTTCCACCGTGCCCAGCGCAGCGGCGTCCCGCATCAGGTTGCCGGCGATCCACCACCAGCCGGCCTCGTCGGTCACGCTGAGACCGAAGGTGTCCGGGTCGGCTCGGCCGGCACGGCACCGCGTCCAGGCATCACCGGCGACCAGGAACCGGTCACGAGGAACGTCGGTGGTGTCGAAGTCGATGCCGAACATCTCCCGCTGGAGGTCGTCGAGCTGGGCGTCGACCATGATCCATCGGTGTTGCTCCGCGTCCCAGTACTCACCGACCCAGTGGTCCTCGTGCCGCCCGGCGTTCAGGTAGTCGCCGAAGCCGCAGCGGGCGCGGGCCGGCACACCACGGGCCCGCAGGACGGTGACCAACAGGACGGTGTAGTGCCGGCAGTTACCCGCCAACCGCTGCTCGGGCTGCCGTGGGACGTCCGGCGGCCGGTCGTCCCGGCCGACGATGCCGGCGAGCAGTTCCTCGGCGGGCCGCACGTGCACGCTGCTCCGGTCGGCGTCGGACAGGGTGACTCCGTACGCCCCGGCGATGTGCTCGTGGATCACCAGTCCCTGAAGGGTCCGGGCGATCCCCGCCGGGTCCGCCGGCACCGCGTCGAGGAGTCCGGCGTACGCCCCGGCGGAGGTCATCCGCCCCGGCCGCGCGTACCGGGAGAGAGTCGTCGATTCGTGGTACATCCGATCCATTTCTGCGATCAGCTCGAAAGGGCTCGACCAGGCAGAGGTGACCGGTCCGGGATGGGCGGGACAAGCCCCGGTCACCATCCCGAACCGGCCACGATCAGGACTGAATCTGGACGACGACCGTGACCTCGTCGTTGTCCCGGTCGTCGTCCCACCAGGAGGGGTACGGCCCGGGCATGTTGAGGCTCACCGCGCCGGCCGCACCACCCACGGAGGTGATCCGGACCCCGAAGTCGACCTGATAGGTCTCACCGGCGGCGAACACCGAGCCGGGCACCGCGCAGCGGTACCAGGAGGCGCCGAGTTGCGGCTCGCCGCCGTTCCAACCGTCCTCCGACTCGTAGAGCGCGAAACAGTGGTCGGGCACCGACTCCACGGTCACCCCGGCCGGCACCCTCAGATAGAACGGTGCCACCTCGCCCGCGCCGCTGCGGAAGTCGTCGAGGTCTCCCGCGCCGTTGTTCCGGACCCCGGCGCGCAGGATGGTCGAACCGCCGACCGGACCGACGACCGGCTCCGCCAGGGCGGCCAGGTCCAGGCTGTTCGGCACGTTGTCGACGTAGAAGGAAGCCCAGTTGTCGCCCGGGTCGATCTCGGGCGTCAGGGTGCGGGCCGCTGCGGACGTGGTCCGGCTGGGCCGCAGCCTCAGCTCGGTGCCGCCCTCCCGGCGCTGGTAGCCGAGTTGCGTCGGCAGCGCCGCAGCACCGGCCAGCGGCTCGACGAACTGGTCGAGGCTCTCCCCGGCGTAGGCAGAGCCGCCGATCTCGAACCCGAAGCCGCCGGAGACCTGCATCGTCGCTCCCGGGCGGACCCGTCCGTTCAGGTCGCAGACGACCGAGGTGCGGTGACCGGTGAGCGGGGCGTACCAGCAGTTGGACCAGGTCGACGGCGTCAACCCCGAGGAGAGGGTGAAGGTGATCCGGACTCCTCTGCTGATCCGGTTGCCGACGTTCGTGAGCCTGATCGGCGCGGACAACAGATCACCGACCGCAGCCGTGTCGACCCGTCCGTCGCCCAGGTTGACCAGGTCCGCGCCGTCACCGACGGACACCGTCGCCGTGGCGACGAAGGGGTCGGCGTTGTCGGCCACCGCTCGGTACGACACGGTGGCGCTGTCGCCCCCGGAGGCACCGGCCAGTGGCCGGAACAGCACCGGGATGCTGCCGACCTGGAGGCTCGAGTCCGGGTCGACGTCCGGTGGGAGCGGGCAGGTGACCTGGGTGCCCGTCGTGGCGCACCAGGCGGGAAACTCGGCGGAAGCCACGCCGAGCAGGCCGGTGAGGTCGACGACGACGCGTGGATTCACCGCGTCCTGGGCGTACACGTAGAGCGGCTTGGCCTTGCCGGGGGCGCCGGCTGCGCCGATCACGACATCGTCGAGCTGGGCCTGGAACCAACCGGACCCGGTCTCGGCCTGGGCCGGAGCACCGAGCGCCACGAGTGAGGCGGTGACCGCCAACACCACGGCGGCTCGTCCCACACGGGCGTGCGGGCGTCGCGCAGATCGCATGTGACT
Above is a window of Verrucosispora sp. NA02020 DNA encoding:
- a CDS encoding transglutaminase-like domain-containing protein, whose protein sequence is MYHESTTLSRYARPGRMTSAGAYAGLLDAVPADPAGIARTLQGLVIHEHIAGAYGVTLSDADRSSVHVRPAEELLAGIVGRDDRPPDVPRQPEQRLAGNCRHYTVLLVTVLRARGVPARARCGFGDYLNAGRHEDHWVGEYWDAEQHRWIMVDAQLDDLQREMFGIDFDTTDVPRDRFLVAGDAWTRCRAGRADPDTFGLSVTDEAGWWWIAGNLMRDAAALGTVELLPWDSWGAMPEPDETIDEERMTLFDELARLTLDPDRHADELRRLCADERLRVPPTVRNDLLHRDEPV